One window from the genome of Acinetobacter sp. ANC 7912 encodes:
- the mreD gene encoding rod shape-determining protein MreD, whose protein sequence is MSIAKMQPKTHRDPLFPIIISVIVASALVVYPLSYSVSGWRPQFMLMVMLFWVLCQPTWCGVWFAFSTGIFLDLLMDAPLGLNALSFIIIAFMARFLTRERRILTFGNLWVITTLALIAHLMITFFAQVLSGEHFSIPRHWLPLLTSVVIYPVIYYLLRKWRI, encoded by the coding sequence ATGTCGATCGCTAAGATGCAGCCCAAAACCCATCGTGATCCACTATTTCCAATTATTATTTCGGTGATTGTGGCCTCGGCGCTGGTGGTTTATCCCTTATCCTATTCAGTATCTGGATGGCGTCCGCAGTTTATGCTGATGGTGATGCTGTTCTGGGTGCTATGCCAGCCGACCTGGTGTGGGGTGTGGTTCGCGTTCAGTACCGGAATTTTCCTGGATCTGCTGATGGATGCACCGTTGGGCCTGAATGCATTAAGTTTTATTATTATCGCCTTTATGGCACGGTTCCTCACTCGTGAACGCCGGATCTTAACGTTTGGCAATCTCTGGGTAATTACTACCTTAGCACTGATCGCGCATCTAATGATTACCTTTTTTGCCCAGGTGCTGAGCGGTGAGCATTTCTCGATTCCACGTCACTGGCTGCCGCTGCTGACCAGCGTGGTAATCTATCCGGTCATTTATTATCTGCTAAGAAAATGGCGCATCTGA
- a CDS encoding Maf-like protein, with amino-acid sequence MAHLILASSSPRRRELLQQLGLEFEIYSPHIDESVLPGETVEAYVERLARAKADAVAERYPEAIIIAADTSLSVDGEILGKPESKQHAFEMWAKISGRKHDVLSGVCVRTKNEKYSIVVRTQVEFQSLTTHDMESYWATGEPVGKAGGYAIQGIAARYIPAIQGSYTNVVGLPLYETVQLLQTVKALN; translated from the coding sequence ATGGCGCATCTGATTCTGGCTTCCAGTTCACCTCGACGCCGTGAACTGCTACAGCAATTGGGACTGGAATTTGAAATCTACAGTCCCCATATCGATGAGTCGGTTCTTCCGGGTGAGACGGTGGAAGCCTATGTCGAGCGCCTGGCCAGAGCCAAGGCTGATGCGGTAGCCGAGCGTTATCCTGAGGCCATTATCATTGCGGCGGATACCAGTCTTAGTGTGGATGGCGAGATTCTGGGTAAGCCAGAATCAAAACAGCACGCCTTTGAAATGTGGGCAAAAATTTCCGGCCGCAAACACGATGTGTTAAGCGGCGTTTGCGTTCGCACAAAAAATGAAAAATACAGTATAGTGGTACGAACACAGGTTGAATTTCAATCACTAACCACCCATGATATGGAAAGTTATTGGGCAACAGGTGAACCGGTTGGAAAGGCAGGCGGCTATGCTATTCAAGGCATTGCAGCGCGCTATATTCCTGCGATACAGGGGAGTTATACCAATGTAGTCGGTTTGCCGCTATATGAAACGGTACAGTTATTACAGACGGTTAAGGCACTAAATTAA